The Helianthus annuus cultivar XRQ/B chromosome 16, HanXRQr2.0-SUNRISE, whole genome shotgun sequence genome includes a window with the following:
- the LOC110915252 gene encoding nudix hydrolase 25, producing MDDLPSGYRPNVGVCLINSDNLVFVASRLNVPGAWQMPQGGIEEEEEPLSAAIRELREETGVVSAEIIAEVPKWLTYDFPPAVRAKVNRLWGGGEWHGQAQKWFLMRLTKDESEINLASGEVDPEFSEWKWASPEEVIEQAVDYKRPTYEEVIRTFKPHLNDGGKAAAKCRSTKW from the exons atggaCGATCTGCCTTCCGGTTACCGCCCTAACGTCGGCGTTTGTCTCATCAATTCCGATAACCTG GTGTTTGTAGCTTCCAGATTAAATGTACCAGGAGCATGGCAAATGCCACAg GGCGGTATtgaggaggaagaagagccacTGTCTGCGGCAATTAGGGAGCTTCGAGAAGAAACTGGAGTGGTTTCGGCTGAAATAATCGCAGAG GTCCCAAAATGGCTGACTTATGACTTCCCACCGGCTGTTAGAGCAAAAGTGAATCGTTTATGGGGAGGGGGCGAATGGCACGGACAAGCACAAAAATG GTTCCTCATGAGACTGACAAAAGACGAAAGTGAAATCAACTTGGCAAGTGGTGAAGTTGACCCGGAATTCTCAGAGTGGAAATGGGCAAGCCCCGAAGAAGTCATCGAACAG GCGGTGGACTACAAAAGGCCGACGTATGAGGAGGTTATACGGACGTTTAAGCCTCATTTAAACGATGGTGGAAAAGCGGCGGCGAAATGTAGGTCGACTAAATGGTGA